In bacterium, the DNA window AAGATGACGTCCTCCGCCAGCGAGTGGGACCACTGGAAGCCGCGCACGGCCACCTTGAGACCCAGCCCGGCGTGCGTGCTGTCATTGGCGAAGGGCTGGATCAGCGGCACCCGGATCGAATCCGGGTTGTGGGGAAAGCGCTGGGTCCACAGGCCGGGGAAGTAGGTCTCCACCGTGTCCCGGTAGGCCCAGCGGGTGGACATGAACTCCCGGTCCCGGCTGTCGTCCATCCAGAAGTAGCTCTCCTGGTCGGCATTGAGCACGTCCCGCCCGAAATAGCCGTTCCAGCTGCCCGGCCAGCTCTTGTCCGGCCAGACGCTGGGCCAGGAGAGGCGCTGGTGGCTCATGGCGACCAGGGTCGTCTCCGGGTTGGCAAAGCCCGGCAGCGGCATGAAGGTCCAGTACTCGCTGGGGTTGGCGGGATTGACCTCGTCCCGCCCGCGGGCCGGGCTCTGGGTGACGGCCACGCTGCGCACGGGGCGGTTGAGCAGGCGGTTGTAGTACTCGATCCCCACGCAGATGGAGATGTCGCCAATGTACTCGTCCCCCGTGCCCTTGGGCCATTCGAAGGAGAACTCCGGCCCCACGCGGCCCACCAGGCCCGTGTTGTAGAAGGTGGTCTGCACCAGGTTGCCGGAATGGAGGTTCTTCTTCTTGGCCTCGGGGTCGGCCCACACCTCGTCGTACCAGGCGGAGGCCAGTGGGCGGACCAGGCCGGCGGCCATCAGGAGTGCGGTCAGAATGCGCATGTGCTTCCTCATTGGTCGACGCTCCGCTACATGGACAAGCGGAACCCGACAATCACCTCCCGCGGACGGGACCAATTGCCGGGATCCACCGCCAGCTCGGCCTGGGTGTCCTGCCAGTTGATGTCGTAGCCCGCCCGCCCCGTCCGCGCGAAGACGTTGTTCTCGTTCAGGCGGTCCAGCAGGTTCTTCACCTGGAAGTTGACTTGCAGGTCGGGCTTCTTCAGCACGTTCCAATAGCCCGACATGTCGAAGTTGACGTAGGGCGGCTTGCGGCCGCTGTTCTCCAGCAGCCCCACCACCAGGTCCTCGCTCTTGGGCGTGGGCGTGTAGGGCAGGCCGCTGCCGTAGCTGCCCAGCAGGCTGAGGCCCCAGGGGCCGCGCTCGAGGGAGACATGGCCGTTGAGGGTGTGGCGGCGGTCCCAGTTGAGCGGGATGAGGTACTTGTTGACCTCCTTGCCGCCCTCCACCGCGTTGCGCGCCGCGTCGGCGCTGCTGGCGTTGGCCTCGGCCACCTGGAAAGTGTAGTCCAGGCCGGCCTGGAAGCCGCCCTGGTAGCGTTTGTCCACGCTGATGACGATGCCCTTGATCGTGCCGAAGTCACGGTTGGTGTACATGTAGTACTTGTCCACCGTCACCGTCTCGATCTGCCGGTCGGTGGAGACGAGATCGCGGATGTCGCGGCTGTAGAAGCTGATGTCCATCGCCACGTCCTCGCCCAGCTGCTGCTGCATGCCGATCTCGTACTGGACGGTGCGCTCCACGTTGAGGTCCGGGTTGCCCACCACCGTGTTGAGGCCGGTGATCTCGAAGTCCGGGTTCTGGTAGAGCACGTCGAAGGCGGGGCGCTGGAAGAAATGGCCGTAGCTGAAGTGGAGGACGCCGCTCTCGCTCACCACGTAGGCGATGGCGAGACGGGGGCTGACCTGCCATTTGGGGTCCACCTCCCGGCGGGCGCTGTAGGTCGGGTTGCGCAGGTCGACGGGCATGTCGGTCTGGGGATCGAACACGTCCAGGCGCAGGCCGGCGTTCACCGTCACGTCGCTGAACTCGATTTTGTCCTGCAGGTAGGCCGAGGCCTCCCAGGGGCGTCGCACATAACGGTTGTCGTTGGCGCCCTGGGGCGCCACGATCTCGAAGCCGTCGAAGCTGACGCTGCGCTGGTCGAAGGCCAGCCGGTGGTTGCGCAGCTCGACGCCCGTCTTCCACAGGTGCCGCTTGCCCCACTGCCGGGTCAGGTTCCCCTTCAGGTCCCAGGTGTCCGTGCGCCGGGAGAAGTGCTCGTTCTCGGTTCCGCCCATCTGGGCAAAGCCGATGTACTGCCAGCGGCCGTCCGGATCCAGGTCGAAGGGGTTCACCTCGAAGAAGGGGTAATAGTAGAAGCCGCTCTCGGCGGGCAGCCATTCGTCGTTGACGTAGCGCGGGTCGAGGATGTCGTCGTAGAGGCGGTGGTTGTATAGGTTG includes these proteins:
- a CDS encoding TonB-dependent receptor — translated: MRTGLCLAAALLLLAQAWAGVTGKITGVVRDGKGLPLPGVNVVVEGQTRGAATDFDGEYAILNMPPGIYTLQFSCVGYRGLHVDGVAVSVDLTTRQDAVLQESVVEGEVVTIVAERALVQVDQTYSASYVDANQLRTMPVTELSQVVSLQAGVVDGHFRGGRSGEVLYLVDGIPVVDVYDGSRGVDVQVSMVQELQVLSGTFNAEYGQAMSGVVNTVTRDAGEKPSLTISGYAGDYLSNHTRQFINIDEVNPLQLSNMELGFSSPTPLPWLSLTGSLRYTDNNGWRQGQRLFSPQEQIGAWEANGTQYRFFNADQVMGFNMLEMFGEDWFFLVDQQMDSAWVSLIQAGAWPMDDAADSSAVYNLFQWANARSHERYERSSGDRAGRKYVDMDTEVRRAAQLKLRADLGPGSVLRGMWLANDRHYQEYSHSWRYTPDARLRRYSRSQLSSLKWDKVLTAETFLDLSVSHSLNLYNHRLYDDILDPRYVNDEWLPAESGFYYYPFFEVNPFDLDPDGRWQYIGFAQMGGTENEHFSRRTDTWDLKGNLTRQWGKRHLWKTGVELRNHRLAFDQRSVSFDGFEIVAPQGANDNRYVRRPWEASAYLQDKIEFSDVTVNAGLRLDVFDPQTDMPVDLRNPTYSARREVDPKWQVSPRLAIAYVVSESGVLHFSYGHFFQRPAFDVLYQNPDFEITGLNTVVGNPDLNVERTVQYEIGMQQQLGEDVAMDISFYSRDIRDLVSTDRQIETVTVDKYYMYTNRDFGTIKGIVISVDKRYQGGFQAGLDYTFQVAEANASSADAARNAVEGGKEVNKYLIPLNWDRRHTLNGHVSLERGPWGLSLLGSYGSGLPYTPTPKSEDLVVGLLENSGRKPPYVNFDMSGYWNVLKKPDLQVNFQVKNLLDRLNENNVFARTGRAGYDINWQDTQAELAVDPGNWSRPREVIVGFRLSM